One genomic region from Ralstonia pickettii DTP0602 encodes:
- a CDS encoding hypothetical protein (K03556: malT; LuxR family transcriptional regulator, maltose regulon positive regulatory protein), with protein sequence MTQPSPALTTQRSPWRPALIATKLAPPRTRHYVSREQAIWQLRPGLERKLTVLTAPAGCGKTSLLGEWKNILAAEGVAVGWLSIDRDDDDLYQFGAYLLAAVREACGEIGNSVRERLENDALAPADAIFAELLNEIAALPRQMVLVLDDFDRLEAPAIHEAVFRLLRYAPDNLHVLVAGRGEPAFPQSYFEVRGQLLRLDAEVLRFDSAETQAFFSRVSGLSLSAAQAETLLHATEGWVAGLQLATFALGEPGGIDDFAIRLPHARHSIAAYLNENVFVHVPQPLQAFLLQTSVLDRMSVPLCNAVTGTESAQASFDWLVAHNLFFRPLDADCQWYRYHALFAEYLRTRLARERPQELAALHRRASEWYAGQSLWAEAVRHALAAGDVERAAAWVEQCAMGLVEASDVRTLLSWVAKLPAEAVRARLRLRLAHAWALALTMQAVPAQQALAAVEDDIAHGLLPVTDTLRVELEAVKALIAGLCDESQRSLELGRSVLDLHPPQGTWAEGIGLTTHVFGLTYASRFEAVELLRHPSGVGSRASAPLYATVYRQSMLGLSLFVQGRLGEAVQTLEDVLREANTRAGAQSAASVLPVGYLAAIHYEWNDIERVAALLEGRFEIALQACSLGPLAGFCVTLARLRCMEGKEDEAYRILEDAEAVARSRQWLRMQVACKAEAIRMAIRAGNLGRAARIGHELEALAGTRPEALQGSFLETWQRFQIAQGRLLVARGRPAEAVPVLRGVHAELHAARMQYLAAQVSVALATALHAAGQGDEAVQAIAPAFAYGQQHGLHRTFIDGGPAVREILDGMRSGPHRHAGLEPWYLAELSAGFDAPAGVPGASAGASSGPAQEALGASRLSAREVEILDYVARGLSNKEIARAIRVAPETVKWHLKNVYEKLKVNSRIQAVRSGLGRDLPLVADRSLRKS encoded by the coding sequence ATGACGCAGCCATCCCCGGCCCTCACCACACAGCGATCCCCGTGGCGGCCCGCGCTGATCGCGACCAAGCTGGCGCCGCCCAGGACGCGCCACTACGTCAGCCGCGAGCAGGCCATCTGGCAATTGCGCCCGGGCCTGGAGCGCAAGCTGACCGTGCTGACCGCACCGGCAGGGTGCGGCAAGACCTCGTTGCTGGGCGAATGGAAGAACATCCTGGCTGCGGAAGGCGTTGCGGTCGGCTGGCTCAGCATCGACCGCGATGACGACGATCTCTACCAGTTCGGGGCCTACCTGCTTGCCGCGGTGCGCGAGGCCTGCGGGGAGATCGGCAACAGCGTGCGCGAACGGCTCGAGAACGATGCGCTGGCGCCGGCGGACGCGATCTTTGCCGAGCTGCTCAACGAGATCGCGGCGCTGCCGCGCCAGATGGTATTGGTGCTGGACGACTTCGACCGGCTGGAGGCGCCGGCGATCCACGAGGCGGTGTTCCGCCTGCTGCGCTATGCGCCCGACAACCTGCACGTCCTGGTCGCGGGACGCGGCGAGCCGGCATTTCCGCAAAGCTATTTCGAGGTGCGCGGGCAGTTGCTCAGGCTCGACGCGGAGGTGCTGCGCTTCGACAGCGCGGAGACGCAGGCGTTCTTCAGCCGCGTATCCGGGCTGAGCCTGAGTGCGGCGCAAGCCGAGACGCTGCTGCATGCGACCGAAGGCTGGGTGGCCGGGCTGCAGCTGGCCACGTTTGCGCTGGGCGAACCTGGTGGCATCGACGATTTCGCCATCCGCCTGCCGCATGCACGCCACAGCATCGCCGCCTACCTCAACGAGAATGTGTTCGTGCACGTGCCCCAGCCGTTGCAGGCCTTCCTGCTGCAAACTTCGGTGCTGGACCGGATGTCGGTGCCGCTGTGCAACGCAGTGACCGGGACCGAATCGGCACAGGCCAGCTTCGATTGGCTGGTTGCGCACAATCTGTTTTTCCGCCCGCTGGACGCGGACTGCCAGTGGTACCGCTATCACGCACTGTTTGCGGAATACCTGCGCACGCGCCTCGCCCGGGAACGGCCGCAGGAGCTCGCGGCGCTGCATCGCCGCGCCAGCGAATGGTATGCCGGGCAGTCGCTGTGGGCCGAGGCGGTCAGGCATGCACTGGCGGCCGGCGATGTCGAACGCGCCGCGGCCTGGGTCGAGCAATGCGCGATGGGCCTGGTCGAGGCCAGCGACGTGCGCACGCTGCTGAGCTGGGTCGCAAAGCTGCCCGCCGAGGCGGTGCGCGCACGACTGCGGCTGCGCCTGGCGCATGCGTGGGCACTGGCGCTGACGATGCAGGCGGTGCCGGCACAACAGGCGCTGGCCGCGGTCGAGGACGATATAGCGCACGGCCTGCTGCCGGTGACCGACACGCTGCGGGTTGAACTGGAAGCGGTCAAGGCGTTGATCGCCGGCCTGTGCGACGAGAGCCAGCGTTCGCTCGAGCTGGGCCGGAGCGTGCTGGACCTGCACCCGCCGCAAGGCACGTGGGCGGAGGGCATCGGGCTTACCACCCACGTCTTCGGGCTGACCTATGCATCCCGCTTCGAAGCGGTAGAGCTGCTGCGACATCCGTCTGGCGTTGGCAGCAGGGCATCGGCACCGCTCTACGCCACGGTGTACCGGCAGAGCATGCTGGGGCTCAGCCTGTTCGTGCAGGGCCGGCTTGGCGAAGCCGTGCAGACGCTGGAGGACGTGCTGCGCGAGGCCAACACGCGTGCCGGCGCGCAGTCAGCCGCGTCAGTGCTGCCGGTAGGCTACCTGGCCGCAATCCACTACGAGTGGAACGACATCGAGCGGGTCGCCGCACTGCTGGAGGGACGCTTCGAGATCGCGCTGCAGGCCTGCTCGCTCGGCCCGCTGGCCGGCTTCTGCGTGACGCTGGCGCGCCTGCGCTGCATGGAGGGCAAGGAGGACGAGGCCTACCGCATCCTGGAGGATGCCGAAGCCGTGGCACGCAGCCGCCAGTGGCTGCGGATGCAGGTCGCGTGCAAGGCGGAAGCGATCCGGATGGCGATTCGGGCCGGCAACCTGGGTCGCGCGGCGCGGATCGGCCATGAGCTCGAGGCGCTCGCCGGTACCCGCCCCGAGGCGCTGCAAGGCAGCTTCCTGGAAACGTGGCAGCGCTTCCAGATCGCGCAGGGCCGCCTGCTGGTCGCTCGCGGCAGGCCGGCCGAAGCCGTCCCGGTGCTGCGAGGCGTGCATGCCGAGCTGCACGCGGCACGGATGCAATACCTCGCCGCGCAGGTCAGCGTCGCCCTTGCCACCGCCTTGCACGCGGCCGGGCAGGGCGATGAGGCGGTGCAGGCCATCGCGCCCGCGTTTGCCTACGGGCAGCAGCATGGCCTGCATCGGACCTTTATCGACGGTGGTCCGGCCGTGCGGGAAATCCTCGACGGCATGCGATCGGGGCCGCACCGCCATGCGGGGCTCGAGCCGTGGTACCTGGCAGAACTCAGCGCCGGCTTCGACGCACCCGCCGGCGTGCCGGGTGCGAGCGCGGGTGCGTCGTCGGGACCGGCGCAGGAAGCGCTCGGTGCAAGCCGGCTCAGTGCCCGCGAGGTGGAGATCCTCGACTACGTCGCACGCGGGCTGTCGAACAAGGAAATCGCGCGTGCGATTCGTGTGGCCCCGGAGACGGTCAAGTGGCACCTGAAGAATGTCTACGAGAAGCTCAAGGTCAATTCCCGCATCCAGGCCGTGCGCAGCGGCCTGGGCCGCGATTTGCCGCTGGTGGCTGACCGAAGCTTGCGCAAGAGCTGA
- a CDS encoding NAD(P)H quinone oxidoreductase (K00344: E1.6.5.5, qor; NADPH2:quinone reductase [EC:1.6.5.5]) — MRANSPHIPTSMTAIEIVRPGGPEVLVPVQRPVPVPGPGELLIRHRAAGVNGPDVFQRKGLYDPPPGASDIPGLEVAGEVLAIGSGVTHFSIGDTVCALVPGGGYAEYGVASEDTTLHLPQGLQLVEAAAMPETFMTVWLNLFQRGRFTRGDTVLIHGGASGIGTTATMLARAFGAATIITTVSSAAQRDASLALGADYAVNYLEEDFVDAVMRETGGKGADVIVDIIAGDYVPRNYAAAAINGRIVQIGVIKGVAREVDLFPMLTKRLTHIGSTLRSRTPAEKAEIIRELETHVWPLMASGQVKPVLYQTFALEHARQAHELMDSGTHIGKIVLTMEA, encoded by the coding sequence ATGCGTGCGAATTCCCCCCATATCCCAACCTCGATGACGGCCATCGAAATCGTCCGTCCCGGCGGCCCGGAAGTGCTGGTGCCGGTGCAACGGCCCGTCCCCGTCCCCGGCCCCGGCGAGCTGCTGATCCGGCACCGCGCCGCCGGCGTCAACGGCCCTGACGTGTTCCAGCGCAAGGGCTTGTACGATCCTCCTCCCGGCGCTTCCGACATTCCCGGCCTCGAAGTCGCGGGAGAGGTGCTGGCCATCGGCAGCGGCGTCACCCACTTCAGCATCGGCGACACCGTGTGCGCGCTGGTCCCGGGCGGCGGCTATGCCGAGTATGGCGTCGCCAGCGAAGACACCACGCTGCATCTGCCCCAGGGGCTGCAGCTGGTGGAAGCCGCCGCCATGCCCGAGACCTTCATGACCGTGTGGCTGAACCTGTTCCAGCGCGGCCGTTTCACCCGCGGCGATACCGTGCTGATCCATGGCGGCGCTTCGGGCATCGGCACCACGGCGACCATGCTCGCCAGGGCATTCGGCGCCGCCACCATCATCACCACGGTCAGCTCCGCGGCGCAGCGCGACGCCAGCCTGGCGCTCGGCGCGGACTATGCGGTGAACTACCTGGAAGAGGATTTCGTGGACGCCGTGATGCGCGAGACCGGCGGCAAGGGTGCCGACGTCATCGTCGACATCATTGCGGGCGACTACGTGCCGCGCAACTATGCCGCCGCGGCGATCAACGGCCGCATCGTTCAGATCGGCGTGATCAAGGGCGTCGCCCGCGAAGTCGACCTGTTCCCGATGCTGACCAAGCGCCTGACCCATATCGGCTCGACACTGCGCTCGCGCACGCCCGCGGAAAAGGCCGAGATCATCCGCGAGCTGGAAACCCACGTGTGGCCGCTGATGGCATCGGGCCAGGTCAAGCCCGTCCTCTACCAGACCTTTGCGCTGGAGCATGCGCGGCAGGCGCACGAACTGATGGACTCCGGCACCCACATCGGCAAGATCGTCCTGACGATGGAGGCGTGA
- the actP gene encoding actetate permease (member of the sodium:solute symporter family; cotranscribed with the acs gene which encodes acetyl coenzyme A synthase; mutations affect acetate uptake~K14393: actP; cation/acetate symporter) has translation MKPRHADALTAMSSLAAAPTVAQAGPAIEAGQAQPLNPEAIAMFLVFVALTLAITWWASRRTRTAQDFFTAGAGISGTQNGLAVAGDYMSAATLLGVVSLVYARGFDGLLYIVGFFVGWPVMLFLMAERLRNLGKFTFVDIISDRLDPVSTRCVAAASSLVVVLLYLIVQMVGAGELVQLLFGIDYAYAVIGVGALMMVYVSVGGMIATTWVQIIKAVLLLFGGTLLLLLSMVQFGFSFEVLARRATAVHQSGSALLAPGTLFADPVSALSLCVATVLGLSGLPHILMRFFTVPNAREARKSVLVASSCIGYMFLAMFAIGLAAIVIVGTDGRYFELGQAGGRLLGGANMVAMHLARATGGNLFLGFLAAVAFATILAVVSGLTLAGASAISHDLYANVLRRGSTTEAAEIAVTRRATVVIGVVAVLLGIGFRGQNLAFLVALAFNVAASANFPVLVLSMYWKGLTSRGAVWGVATGLVSSVVLVILSPAVWKNVLGHPAALFPYDHPALFTVPLAFLVTWACSRLDRSPRAVAEREAFDVQLVRAETGHGAAAASEH, from the coding sequence ATGAAGCCGCGCCACGCTGACGCCTTGACGGCGATGTCTTCCCTTGCGGCAGCTCCGACAGTGGCACAGGCCGGCCCAGCCATCGAAGCCGGACAGGCCCAGCCGCTGAACCCCGAAGCCATCGCGATGTTCCTGGTCTTTGTCGCACTGACGCTCGCCATCACCTGGTGGGCATCGCGGCGGACGCGGACCGCCCAGGACTTCTTTACCGCCGGCGCCGGCATCTCGGGCACGCAGAACGGCCTGGCGGTGGCGGGCGACTACATGTCCGCGGCGACACTGCTGGGCGTTGTCAGCCTGGTCTACGCACGCGGCTTCGACGGCTTGCTCTACATCGTCGGATTCTTTGTCGGCTGGCCGGTGATGCTGTTCCTGATGGCGGAGCGGCTGCGCAACCTCGGCAAATTCACCTTCGTGGACATCATCTCCGACCGGCTCGACCCCGTCAGCACCCGCTGCGTGGCCGCGGCGAGCAGCCTGGTGGTGGTGCTGCTTTACCTGATCGTGCAGATGGTCGGCGCGGGCGAGCTGGTGCAGCTGCTATTTGGCATCGACTACGCCTATGCCGTGATCGGGGTCGGCGCACTGATGATGGTCTACGTCAGCGTCGGCGGCATGATCGCCACGACCTGGGTCCAGATCATCAAGGCGGTCCTGCTGCTGTTCGGCGGCACCTTGCTGCTGCTGTTGTCGATGGTGCAGTTCGGCTTCAGCTTCGAGGTGCTGGCCAGGCGCGCGACGGCGGTACATCAGAGCGGCAGCGCGCTGCTGGCGCCGGGGACGCTGTTCGCGGACCCGGTCTCGGCGCTGTCGCTGTGCGTGGCAACCGTGCTGGGCCTGTCGGGCCTGCCGCATATCCTGATGCGTTTCTTCACCGTGCCCAATGCACGCGAGGCGCGCAAGAGCGTGCTGGTGGCCAGCTCCTGCATCGGCTACATGTTCCTCGCCATGTTCGCCATCGGCCTTGCCGCCATTGTCATCGTCGGCACCGATGGCCGCTACTTCGAGCTGGGGCAGGCCGGCGGGCGCCTGCTGGGCGGCGCGAACATGGTGGCGATGCACCTTGCCCGTGCCACCGGCGGCAATCTCTTCCTCGGCTTCCTGGCGGCGGTGGCGTTTGCCACCATCCTTGCGGTGGTTTCAGGACTGACGCTCGCGGGCGCGTCGGCGATCTCGCACGATCTCTATGCCAACGTCCTGCGGCGCGGCAGTACTACTGAGGCGGCAGAGATCGCCGTCACCCGACGGGCGACGGTGGTGATCGGCGTGGTTGCGGTGCTGCTCGGCATCGGCTTCAGGGGGCAGAACCTGGCCTTCCTGGTGGCGCTGGCATTCAACGTGGCGGCGTCGGCAAATTTCCCGGTGCTGGTGCTGTCGATGTACTGGAAGGGGCTGACCAGCCGTGGCGCGGTCTGGGGCGTGGCCACTGGCCTGGTGTCGTCGGTCGTGCTGGTGATCCTTTCGCCGGCGGTGTGGAAGAACGTGCTTGGGCATCCTGCCGCGCTCTTTCCCTATGACCATCCGGCGTTGTTCACGGTGCCGCTCGCATTCCTGGTCACCTGGGCGTGCTCGCGGCTCGACCGCAGCCCGCGTGCGGTTGCGGAGCGCGAGGCATTCGACGTGCAACTTGTGCGCGCAGAGACCGGCCATGGCGCAGCGGCGGCTTCGGAGCACTGA
- a CDS encoding AMP-binding protein (K00666: K00666; fatty-acyl-CoA synthase [EC:6.2.1.-]), with protein sequence MSQPTPIPRTPSAYAYPLLIKQLLHTPLAVNPEQEIVYRDQARLSYWNLRHRIGQLASGLHTLGIRPGDTVAVMDWDSHRYLEGYFAIPMMRAVLMTVNVRLSPEQIAYTLNHAGARLLIVHADFLPVIDAIRDQLGTIECYVLACDSSFGMDSAPLPDGFLAGYEAMLASSPPDYAFADFDENARATTFYTTGTTGLPKGVYFSHRQIVLHTLATMTALTSAPVQGRVHRDDVYMPLTPMFHVHAWGMPFVATALGLRQVYPGRYAADHLLALIAREGVTFSHGVPTLLHMLLSHPDCAHTDLSRLKIIVGGSALPRGLAQAALARGIDVFTGYGMSETCPILTLAQVKTPLLADAEAALDIRTRTGLPIPLVDLRIVDDEMRDIAHDGKATGEIVVRAPWLTQGYLGNAAESEHLWAGDYLHTGDIGAIDSDGYLQVTDRIKDVIKSGGEWVSSLELEDLISRHAAVSEVAVIGIKDARWGERPLPVIVLRPGQAADAAAIRTHLHEYVRRGAISRYAVPDHVLFVEAIEKTSVGKINKRLLREKYAAVSPAGGANG encoded by the coding sequence GTGTCACAGCCAACCCCCATCCCGCGAACGCCGTCGGCGTACGCCTACCCGCTTCTGATCAAGCAGCTCCTGCATACACCGCTGGCGGTCAATCCGGAGCAGGAGATCGTCTATCGCGACCAGGCCAGGCTCAGCTACTGGAACTTGCGCCATCGCATCGGCCAGCTGGCCAGCGGCCTGCACACGCTCGGCATCCGGCCCGGCGACACCGTCGCGGTGATGGACTGGGACAGCCATCGCTACCTGGAGGGCTACTTCGCCATCCCCATGATGCGCGCCGTGCTGATGACCGTGAATGTGCGCCTGTCGCCCGAGCAGATCGCCTACACGCTGAACCACGCAGGCGCCAGGCTGCTGATCGTCCATGCCGACTTCCTGCCGGTGATCGATGCCATCCGCGACCAGCTGGGCACCATCGAGTGCTATGTCCTGGCCTGCGACAGCAGTTTCGGCATGGACAGCGCGCCGCTGCCCGACGGCTTCCTTGCCGGGTATGAAGCGATGCTGGCCTCGTCACCGCCTGACTATGCGTTTGCGGACTTCGACGAGAACGCGCGCGCCACGACCTTCTACACCACCGGCACCACCGGCTTGCCCAAGGGGGTCTACTTCAGCCACCGGCAGATCGTGCTGCACACGCTGGCGACCATGACGGCGCTGACCAGCGCCCCGGTGCAAGGCCGGGTGCACCGGGACGATGTCTACATGCCGCTCACGCCGATGTTCCATGTGCATGCATGGGGGATGCCTTTCGTGGCAACCGCGCTCGGCCTGCGCCAGGTATATCCGGGCCGCTATGCCGCCGACCATCTGCTCGCGCTGATCGCGCGCGAGGGCGTGACCTTCTCGCATGGCGTACCCACGCTGCTGCATATGCTGCTGTCGCATCCCGATTGCGCGCACACGGACCTGAGCCGCCTGAAGATCATCGTCGGCGGCTCGGCGCTGCCGCGCGGGCTGGCGCAGGCGGCGCTGGCGCGCGGCATCGACGTCTTTACCGGCTACGGCATGTCCGAGACCTGTCCCATCCTCACGCTGGCGCAGGTCAAGACGCCGTTGCTTGCCGATGCCGAAGCCGCGCTGGACATCCGCACCAGGACCGGGTTGCCGATCCCGCTGGTGGACCTGCGCATCGTCGACGACGAGATGCGCGACATCGCGCACGACGGCAAGGCCACAGGCGAGATCGTGGTGCGCGCACCCTGGCTGACCCAGGGCTATCTCGGCAATGCCGCCGAATCCGAGCACCTGTGGGCTGGCGACTATCTCCATACCGGCGATATCGGCGCCATCGACAGCGACGGCTACCTCCAGGTCACCGACCGCATCAAGGACGTGATCAAGAGCGGCGGCGAATGGGTCTCGTCGCTGGAGCTGGAAGACCTGATCTCGCGCCACGCCGCGGTCAGCGAAGTGGCCGTGATCGGCATCAAGGACGCGCGCTGGGGCGAACGGCCGCTGCCCGTGATCGTGCTGCGGCCCGGGCAGGCCGCCGACGCCGCCGCGATCCGCACGCACCTGCACGAATATGTGCGCCGCGGCGCGATCTCGCGGTACGCGGTGCCGGACCACGTGCTGTTCGTGGAGGCCATCGAGAAAACCAGCGTCGGCAAGATCAACAAGCGCCTGCTTCGCGAAAAATACGCAGCCGTTTCCCCGGCGGGCGGCGCGAACGGATAG
- a CDS encoding 2-dehydro-3-deoxy-D-gluconate 5-dehydrogenase (K00540: E1.-.-.- [EC:1.-.-.-]) produces MDSSPYFRPVFPDLAGKVALVTGAFGGLGRHFALTLAGAGCSVALAGRRDADGEPLLEEIRAAGGTGCVVKLDVRDAASVSDAFTQAREALGTVEIVINSAGIATTEAALATTEADWASVIDTNLSGAWRVAQRAARHMREAGRQGSIVNIASILGLRVAQQVPAYTAAKAGLIHLTRSLALEWARHGIRVNALAPGYFETGINRAYFETESGQAMIRRIPQRRLGHPSQLDGALMLLASDAGSYITGAVLPVDGGHLVGSL; encoded by the coding sequence ATGGATTCCTCCCCCTATTTCCGACCCGTGTTCCCTGACCTGGCAGGCAAGGTGGCATTGGTCACCGGCGCGTTCGGCGGTCTCGGCCGCCACTTTGCGCTGACACTGGCCGGCGCGGGGTGCAGCGTGGCGCTCGCGGGCAGGCGTGACGCCGACGGCGAGCCGTTGCTGGAAGAGATCCGCGCCGCCGGCGGGACGGGGTGCGTCGTGAAGCTCGACGTGCGCGATGCCGCCTCGGTGTCGGACGCCTTCACGCAAGCGCGCGAGGCGCTCGGCACCGTGGAGATCGTCATCAACAGCGCCGGCATCGCCACGACGGAAGCAGCGCTTGCGACGACCGAGGCGGACTGGGCCAGTGTCATCGACACCAACCTGAGCGGCGCCTGGCGGGTCGCCCAACGCGCGGCGCGGCACATGCGCGAGGCCGGCCGGCAGGGCAGCATCGTCAACATTGCCTCGATCCTCGGCCTGCGCGTGGCCCAGCAGGTGCCGGCGTACACCGCAGCCAAGGCCGGGCTGATCCACCTGACGCGCTCGCTGGCGCTGGAATGGGCGCGCCATGGCATCCGTGTGAACGCGCTGGCGCCGGGCTATTTCGAAACCGGGATCAACCGCGCCTACTTCGAAACCGAAAGCGGGCAGGCCATGATCCGGCGCATTCCGCAACGGCGCCTGGGGCATCCGTCGCAACTGGACGGTGCGCTGATGCTATTGGCATCTGACGCCGGCAGCTACATCACCGGCGCGGTGCTGCCGGTGGATGGCGGGCACCTGGTGGGCTCGCTCTGA
- a CDS encoding aminoglycoside phosphotransferase (K00897: E2.7.1.95; aminoglycoside 3'-phosphotransferase [EC:2.7.1.95]), with protein sequence MNETHHYDWDALARSLRAHGLIDQPQVSVSRLAGGQSNPTFLVASDERRYVLRTRPPGRVHANAHAIDREYRVMQALRDSGVPVPAVYLYSEDRSVTGSPFYVMAYLEGRVLLDQSLPGMPPAQRSAIYAEMNRVLAALHRVDFRQAGLADYSRTGNYLERQIAGWSRQCRELPVAECQAMQSLMNWLPKNIPATEGTCIVHGDFRLDNVVFHPSEPRIIGVLDWELSALGDPLVDFAYHCLSWHIPPSLWRGIAGLDLDGLGIPAEASYMQWYCVATDRQGIGHWDFYLAYNLFRLAAILFGIAQRARQGNAAAADAVETGQKARPMAELAWHYAMRHEAARRVQG encoded by the coding sequence ATGAACGAAACGCATCACTACGACTGGGACGCGCTGGCCAGGTCGCTGCGCGCGCACGGGCTGATCGACCAGCCGCAGGTGTCCGTGTCCCGCCTTGCGGGCGGGCAATCCAATCCGACTTTCCTGGTGGCATCCGACGAACGCCGCTATGTGCTGCGCACCAGGCCGCCTGGCCGGGTCCATGCCAACGCCCATGCCATCGACCGCGAGTACCGCGTGATGCAGGCACTACGCGACAGCGGCGTGCCGGTCCCGGCCGTGTACCTCTACAGCGAAGACCGCTCGGTCACCGGCAGCCCGTTCTATGTGATGGCGTACCTGGAGGGCAGGGTGCTGCTCGACCAGTCGCTGCCAGGCATGCCGCCCGCGCAGCGCAGCGCCATCTACGCGGAGATGAACCGCGTGCTGGCCGCGCTGCACCGTGTCGACTTCCGGCAGGCGGGGCTGGCCGACTACAGCCGCACCGGCAACTACCTCGAACGCCAGATCGCCGGCTGGAGCCGCCAGTGCCGCGAACTGCCGGTTGCGGAGTGCCAGGCCATGCAGTCGCTGATGAACTGGTTGCCAAAGAACATCCCCGCCACAGAAGGCACGTGCATCGTCCATGGCGACTTCCGGCTGGATAACGTGGTTTTCCACCCCAGCGAACCCAGGATCATCGGCGTGCTGGACTGGGAGCTGTCGGCCCTTGGCGATCCGCTGGTCGATTTCGCGTATCACTGCCTGAGCTGGCATATCCCGCCGTCGCTGTGGCGCGGGATCGCCGGACTGGATCTCGATGGTCTCGGCATCCCGGCAGAGGCAAGCTATATGCAGTGGTACTGCGTTGCGACCGACAGGCAGGGCATCGGGCATTGGGACTTCTATCTCGCCTACAACCTGTTCCGCCTGGCCGCCATCCTGTTCGGCATCGCGCAGCGTGCGCGGCAGGGCAATGCGGCCGCTGCCGATGCGGTGGAAACGGGACAGAAGGCCAGGCCGATGGCCGAGCTGGCGTGGCACTACGCGATGCGGCACGAGGCCGCGCGGCGGGTGCAGGGCTGA
- a CDS encoding hypothetical protein (K06664: PEX2, PXMP3; peroxin-2): MFKPFIAALVALLAATAASLALAQTCRWDGTAPFCSGSCRDGESETMRLSSSPDHWQDAFPGIQNTDFGEACSTGSKALCCPATQGSECRWDGTAPSCDGSCGAGEQRRTPPAGSFSGAACVTGSKVFCCRSNTASSRSALRTNPELTIFAAVWDKSSGPAWEARNGLSAQQYQQEFESLVARGFRPVVVRGYGVNGRPTYAALFEQREGPAFVARQGLTRAEYQRELDRWVQAGYRPVDVAGFTSGGIDRYAVIFEKVQGPEFRAFHGITAAAYQAEIDRAVRDGFGPVRVSGYNVNGQDLYAAIFEKRASPPFAARYGMSSAQYQQAFNELGQQGYRLVHLSSWKAGDSGRYAAIWEKTDGPVWQARHNMLSDSYQEELDKLAKAGYRLRDFSAFHLYE, translated from the coding sequence ATGTTCAAGCCCTTCATCGCGGCGCTCGTCGCCCTGCTTGCCGCCACGGCAGCCTCCCTGGCGCTGGCGCAGACGTGCCGCTGGGACGGTACCGCGCCCTTCTGCAGCGGCTCCTGCCGCGACGGCGAGTCGGAGACCATGCGTCTCAGCTCATCGCCGGATCACTGGCAGGACGCGTTTCCCGGCATCCAGAATACGGACTTCGGCGAAGCCTGCTCGACCGGCAGCAAGGCGCTGTGCTGCCCCGCGACCCAGGGCAGCGAATGCCGCTGGGATGGCACCGCGCCCTCTTGCGACGGCAGTTGCGGCGCCGGCGAGCAGCGGCGCACGCCGCCCGCGGGCAGCTTCAGCGGTGCCGCGTGCGTGACCGGCAGCAAGGTGTTTTGCTGCCGCAGCAATACCGCATCATCGCGCTCGGCATTGCGCACCAATCCCGAGCTCACCATCTTTGCAGCAGTGTGGGACAAGTCTTCCGGACCCGCCTGGGAGGCGCGGAATGGGCTGAGCGCGCAGCAGTATCAGCAGGAGTTCGAGAGCCTGGTGGCGCGTGGTTTCCGGCCGGTTGTCGTGCGCGGGTATGGCGTCAATGGCAGGCCGACCTACGCTGCGCTCTTCGAGCAGCGGGAGGGCCCGGCCTTTGTCGCGCGCCAGGGCCTCACGCGCGCAGAGTACCAGCGCGAGCTCGACCGCTGGGTCCAGGCCGGCTACCGGCCGGTCGACGTGGCCGGCTTCACCAGCGGCGGCATCGACCGCTACGCGGTCATTTTCGAAAAGGTGCAGGGCCCCGAGTTCCGCGCCTTCCACGGCATTACCGCGGCGGCCTACCAGGCCGAGATCGACCGCGCGGTGCGGGACGGCTTCGGCCCCGTGCGCGTGAGCGGCTACAACGTCAACGGCCAGGACCTTTACGCCGCCATCTTCGAGAAGCGTGCCAGTCCGCCTTTCGCCGCGCGCTACGGCATGAGCTCGGCGCAGTACCAGCAGGCCTTCAACGAGCTCGGCCAGCAGGGCTACCGGCTGGTGCACCTGAGCAGCTGGAAGGCCGGCGACAGCGGCCGCTATGCGGCCATCTGGGAGAAGACGGACGGTCCGGTCTGGCAGGCGCGCCACAACATGCTGAGCGACAGCTACCAGGAGGAGTTAGACAAGCTCGCCAAGGCTGGATACCGGCTACGGGATTTCAGCGCCTTTCACTTGTATGAGTAG